The DNA segment TTGAAGGGCAGCATCCAATAACATCCAATGGAATGCACTGTCCGTTGGAAAATCCCCATAAAACTCGCCCCGAGGGGCTCTGTTCCCGGTTCTGTGTCCTCTTCCGAAAGTATTTTAAGAACTAGGGCAGTAGATGCTAGATGATGGCGAGAAAAAGGAAGTACATCCTTTTGGTTGCGCCCGTTGCGGTTGCCCTCGTGATTGGACTAGTGGTCAATGCCGAGATGTTCCCTGCAGACTATTCATACCAGAAAGGCATTTTTGGGCCCCACAACGTCCAGGCTGAGCTTCTTCCGGCGAATTCACATATACGCGGCCAGATAACAGCCAAGAACCCGTTTTCGGCCTATGTTATCGTCTCGAAGTCTGGCTACTTTGAGGATGTTGACGGAGATAACGTCGTTCTCAGCTGGGAAAACGTCACCGAGGTCAACCTTGATTTCAATGTCTCCGACGGAAACTACTACCTCGTCATCAAAAACGGCAACGTTAGCCAGGAAATAGAAATGAGGTTTAGAGCGGAGCGCTGAAGTCACTTAGGACAAGCTCTGCAACGTCTTTTCTCGGGTGTTTAAAATAGAGGACGTCTCCCACGCGCGTGAATCCGTGCTCCCCCGGTCTTATGAGCCTAGCCTCACCGAAGAATATCCGCCCGATCGCCAGCTGTGTCGCCAGGTCCCAGTGGTGGAAGTCGAACTCCCCCACCTTTCTGAAGCCAGGCAGTAGGTAGTAGGCTCTTTTGAACGTCCCCCTTCTGACGTCGTATCCCTCGTGGACGGAGGCGAGGGTGTGGTTTTCTCCCTTACTCTCGACGAAGAATTCCTTGTAGCCGATGCTGTATAATATCCTGTAAACCCTGTCGGTGTCTTCTACAATGAAAACACCGTCCTCGGTCAATGTCAAGGCTACGTTGGCGAATATCCTGACCGCGTCGAAGGGATCGAAGTGTATCATGGTGTTGCCGAAGAGAAGCGCGACCTCGTGCTCCTCAATAAGTTCTGCTGCTTCTCTCACGTCCCCGCGAACCTTTGTCGGGACAATTCCCAGGCCTGCGAATTCGAGCCATTCTCGGACTCTCTCCAGATCTTCGGCCCTGAGGTCAAGCAGGGTTAGCTTTTTGGCATTCGTTGCCTTTGCTGCCGCGCTTCCGGCTATTCCCGTGCCAGCGCAGAGGTCAAGGATCCTTCCACCTCTGGGGAGCTTCAGCTTTTCAAAGAACTCCGACAGTTCCATGAACCTTTTTCTCGCCCCCTCGTTGCCCGGCTCCATATATCCCCTCGCGTACCTGTACAGCTCCTCCAGGGACATGCCATCACCACGATGAAGAATGTGTGAAATTATTTAAACCCATCGAAAGACTTAAATATTTTGTCAACTTACATAGGTTGACAAAGGCGAAGTACATGAGAACCGGAACTGCGAGGGAATTACCTCAATTGAAGAGGGCACTTACTCCCTCGTCCTCTCATCGCGGAAGGAGATGAAAAGGCTAATGGGGGTAGTTGGCAGTGGTGAGGCTTAGGGGAGCGTGGCCCCTTTCCGCACCGGGGATCGCGCTCTTCCTCCGTTTTGTTGCCGTTGCCCTGCTGTCCTCAGTCGGGTGGGTTATGGAGAACTATGGCCCAGCTGGATACTTCGCGCTTCTGCTCGCGAGTGCCTTCCTCTTTGGGGTATCTTCCGGCTGGAAGGTTGAGGTTTCGGAGAAGGGGCTGACCTTGGTCTACGGTTTTGGCATCCTCCGCGTTAACGCCGGCGAGGTGCTTGAGGTCAAGAACGTCGGAGAACTCAAACTAGGAACGCTTTGGAAAGACCTTGCAAACTCTTTGCTGGTCCCGTTCTTCTTCATGCTGCTCTCTTTCGTGCTCTTCGGCGTTAAGGGTTTTCTGGTCCTTCCCTTCGTTGCTTACTGGCTCGTTCTCTACTGGATAACGCTGGCGTTCCCGGTAAGGACTCTAAAAGAAAGGATGGGGAGGCTTTTCCTGCTTGCACTCCTTCTTCCCTGGGCCCTTTCAGCGCCATTCGCGGCCTCGGGGATGGAGTTCCAGTGGTTCGGGCTCTCGCTTTTTACCTCCTTAATAGGTTTCTGGTTTGTCCTTTCCTGGGTCTCGATGGAGTACGTTGAGGTTCTAGTGGAGAATGGCAGGTTCCTGATAGGCTGTCACGACGCTGAAAGGGTCATAAAGGCACTGGGTGGTGCAGATGGCGCTTAGACATTATCCCTCTATAGTATGGGGAGTCTTTCTCCCCACAACCTATGATGAAAAAGAGGCCGAGGGGTTCATTGAAGAGCTTAAGAGGCAAATATATTGGGGGATTTATCATGTGGATTAAGGGAACTGGCCCCTTTCCAGTTAGAGGACTGCCTCTTTTCCTGTTCTCCGCAGGGCTTATAGGGATTTCCATCTCAGATTACATCTCCCGACTCACGGGAGTTTACCTGCAACCGGTTTTTGTATTCCTCTGGA comes from the Thermococcus thioreducens genome and includes:
- a CDS encoding class I SAM-dependent methyltransferase; translation: MSLEELYRYARGYMEPGNEGARKRFMELSEFFEKLKLPRGGRILDLCAGTGIAGSAAAKATNAKKLTLLDLRAEDLERVREWLEFAGLGIVPTKVRGDVREAAELIEEHEVALLFGNTMIHFDPFDAVRIFANVALTLTEDGVFIVEDTDRVYRILYSIGYKEFFVESKGENHTLASVHEGYDVRRGTFKRAYYLLPGFRKVGEFDFHHWDLATQLAIGRIFFGEARLIRPGEHGFTRVGDVLYFKHPRKDVAELVLSDFSAPL
- a CDS encoding multidrug transporter, producing MMARKRKYILLVAPVAVALVIGLVVNAEMFPADYSYQKGIFGPHNVQAELLPANSHIRGQITAKNPFSAYVIVSKSGYFEDVDGDNVVLSWENVTEVNLDFNVSDGNYYLVIKNGNVSQEIEMRFRAER